DNA sequence from the Marinilongibacter aquaticus genome:
AAATTAGCGTTTCGCTGCTCGAAACGGTGTAGTTTACGTAGAAATAGCCATTTTCTTTAAAGTTTGGGTGAAAGGCCAAGCCGAGCAGGCCTTCTTCGTTTCCCTTGTCGTCTACCGCACCCGAAATGTCCAGAAATGTATTTCGCGATTTCACATTTCGTTTGTTTTCAAAAACGGAAATCAGTCCTTCTTGTTCGACCACAAAAGCACGGTTGGAGCCATCTTTTGGCGATTGGAAATCAACAGGGCGTTTGAATTTCAAATTCGGGAAGGCTTCTATGTATTTCAAATTGCCTTTTGTTTCGGGCTCTTGAATCTGATTTTCGCCTTCTGTGCAGGCAGGTGCAAGGAAAGCAGACAGAGAAAGGAAGAGAAAGATCGTTTTCATGTAAATTAGGGGCTTAGTTTGAACCAATGATTTTGTTCCGCACACGATTAAAAACCATAGGGAACTACAAGGTAAACCCAATTGAAATGAAAAAAATTGCTTTTATCCTGCTTATATTTCTGGGCAGCGACAGCTTTTGCCAGCAGCAAACGTACTGTAATCCAATGAATTTGGATTATGGCTATACGCCAATTCCGAACTTTTCTGAATGGGGCAGGCACCGGGCGACGGCTGATCCCGTGATTGTGAATTATAAAGGCATGTATTTGCTTTTTTCAACAAACCAATGGGGCTATTGGTACAGTAAAGACCTTTCGGACTGGACCTACGTTTCGCATAAATTTCTGAGGCCACGAAATAAAGTCTACGACGAGCTTTGTGCTCCGGCTGTAGGGATTGTCGGCGATACTGTTTTGGTCTTCGGCAGCACATACACAAGTGAATTTACACTTTGGGGAAGCACAGACCCTATGAACAACAAATGGTTTCCCCTTGTAGAAAATTTTGAGATCGGTGGTTGGGATCCCGATTTTTTCACCGACACCGATGGCCGCTTGTATATGTACAACGGGAGCAGCAATGTTTATCCTTTGTACGGGATAGAGCTAGACAGGAAAACATTCGAGCCAATTGGTACACGAAAAGAGCTCTTTCTGCTTCAGGGTTGGCGATACGGTTGGCAAAGGTTCGGAGAGCACATGGACAATACGTTTCTCGACGCTTTCATGGAAGGAGCACACATGACCAAACACAAGGGAAAGTATTATTTGCAGTATGCAGGGCCGGGTACAGAAATAAGTGGGTATGCCGATGGGGTGGCAGTGGGCGATTCTCCGCTGGGCCCTTTTCGCACACAATCCGATCCATTGAGTATGAAGATTGGAGGTTTTGCCCGAGGGGCAGGACATGGGGCTACCTTTAAAGACAATTGGGGAAACTATTGGCACGTTAGCTCGATAATGCTTTC
Encoded proteins:
- a CDS encoding family 43 glycosylhydrolase — encoded protein: MKKIAFILLIFLGSDSFCQQQTYCNPMNLDYGYTPIPNFSEWGRHRATADPVIVNYKGMYLLFSTNQWGYWYSKDLSDWTYVSHKFLRPRNKVYDELCAPAVGIVGDTVLVFGSTYTSEFTLWGSTDPMNNKWFPLVENFEIGGWDPDFFTDTDGRLYMYNGSSNVYPLYGIELDRKTFEPIGTRKELFLLQGWRYGWQRFGEHMDNTFLDAFMEGAHMTKHKGKYYLQYAGPGTEISGYADGVAVGDSPLGPFRTQSDPLSMKIGGFARGAGHGATFKDNWGNYWHVSSIMLSVKNNFERRLGFWPAGFDKDDTMYCNTAFGDYPHYLPSQKANHLESQFTGWMLLNYNKPVEVSSILGGFMPNNAVDENMKTYWSAKSGNPGEWFVADLGEVSEVRAIQINYADQDVDSSFLGKVQHISHKYEIYISDDKEHWELLIDKSKNEKDVPHDYVELVKPVHARYLKMVNVAMPSGKFALSGFRVFGHGTGKKPEKVKQFFVLRTEKDKRSGWIKWSPMSDAFAYNIYYGTDPDKLYNCIMVYSNNEYWFAGMDSKKTYYYTIEAINENGVSERYEIQKVE